In Ostrea edulis chromosome 6, xbOstEdul1.1, whole genome shotgun sequence, a single window of DNA contains:
- the LOC125645536 gene encoding cytoplasmic dynein 1 intermediate chain 2-like isoform X7, which translates to MADRKAELERKKLKLEQMRKEREEKNRQRKLKETGEEKSVQSGGQAQNLRAETDELLANLGIPPATGTPAQPVVPSASISPTPTEGVSASPTQLTSRQRAKLSLVKVAETNIPPRENVTYSKETQTIVVETIDKEVRGPWDYYGVSSRFSSPRHSNYSSPHHGSPRFVYHDMEWEDEFEYYDEDEDTDSIDVHPVSPHHKMPHVEMVHPTKTQEDLQKQEEKPSQPQKKVLELSEEEKKQILMSDDFHTFFNKTTRIVERALDEDIDIFVDYAGRESEDMESDLRAGERLKLQRTFFDERWSKHRAVTSLDWSKQHPELLVASYNANEDSPNDPDGVTLIWNSRFKKTTPEFVFHCQSPVMSSCFAEFHPNLVVGGTYSGQIVLWDNRVNKRTPIQRTPLSAAAHTHPVYCINVVGTQNAHNLISVSTDGKMCSWSLDMLSQPQDSMELQHKQSKAVAVTSFSFLSGDVNNFVVGSEDCTVYTACRHGGKTGINEAFEGHMGPITGIDCHSVPGQIDFSPYFLTSSFDWTLKLWSIKDQKFLHSFEDNSDYVYDVQWSPIHPALFASVDGDGRLDLWNLNNETEVPTASVVTEGGVALNHCRWHSSGSNIAVGDDVGRIHIYDVAENTANPKMDEWSRFVRTLQELKQQAVEREEESSLGSVSMTSPLR; encoded by the exons ATGGCTGACAGGAAGGCCGAACTTGAGCGAAAAAAGCTCAAGTTGGAGCAGATGAGGAAAGAACGAGAGGAAAAGAACCGGCAGAGGAAGCTTAAAGAG aCTGGAGAAGAGAAATCTGTGCAGAGTGGTGGTCAGGCACAAAATTTACGGGCAGAGACTGATGAATTGTTGGCCAATTTAGGGATTCCCCCAGCAACAG GCACACCTGCCCAGCCGGTGGTACCAAGTGCTAGCATATCTCCGACCCCTACAGAGGGAGTCTCAGCATCCCCTACTCAACT AACTAGTCGACAAAGAGCAAAATTGTCACTGGTAAAAGTGGCCGAGACCAACATCCCCCCACGAGAAAATGTGACGTACAGCAAAGAAACACAGACCATCGTCGTGGAAACCATAGACAAGGAAG TCCGCGGTCCCTGGGATTATTACG GTGTGTCTTCTCGCTTTAGTTCGCCTCGTCATAGCAATTACTCCTCCCCTCATCATGGCTCCCCAAGATTTGTGTACCATGATATGGAATGGGAGGACGAATTTGAGTATTATGACGAAG ATGAGGACACAGACTCCATTGATGTCCATCCTGTTTCTCCGCACCACAAGATGCCCCACGTGGAGATGGTCCACCCAACCAAGACCCAGGAGGACCTTCAAAAACAGGAAGAAAAGCCAA GTCAACCTCAAAAGAAAG TTCTCGAGCTGAGCGAGGAAGAGAAGAAACAGATCCTGATGAGTGATGACTTCCATACATTCTTCAATAAGACAACGCGCATCGTGGAGAGAGCCCTGGACGAGGATATTGATATATTTGTGGACTATGCAGGAAGGGAGTCTGAAGACATGGAAAG TGACTTGAGAGCTGGCGAGAGACTGAAACTGCAGAGAACCTTTTTTGATGAAAGGTGGTCTAAACATCGTGCTGTAACCAGTTTAGACTGGTCAAAACAG CACCCTGAGCTGTTGGTGGCATCATACAATGCCAATGAAGACTCCCCGAATGATCCGGATGGAGTCACACTTATCTGGAATTCTAGGTTTAAAAAGACCACTCCTGAATTCGTCTTCCATTGCCAG TCCCCTGTCATGTCCAGTTGTTTTGCCGAGTTCCACCCTAATCTAGTGGTAGGAGGGACTTACTCTGGTCAAATTGTGCTGTGGGACAACAGGGTGAACAAAAGAACCCCCATACAGAGGACACCTCTCTCAGCCGCCGCCCATACG CATCCTGTGTATTGTATCAATGTGGTGGGCACACAGAATGCCCATAACCTGATCAGTGTGTCCACTGATGGAAAAATGTGTTCCTGGAGTCTGGACATGCTGTCACAGCCACAG GATAGTATGGAGCTGCAGCACAAACAGAGTAAGGCTGTTGCCGTCACTTCCTTCTCGTTTCTGTCCGGAGACGTCAATAACTTTGTGGTGGGCAGTGAAGATTGTACAGTGTACACAGCCTGTAGACATGGGGG TAAAACTGGTATAAACGAGGCCTTTGAAGGACACATGGGGCCCATCACGGGGATCGACTGTCACAGCGTGCCTGGACAGATTGACTTTTCTCCTTACTTCCTCACCTCTAGTTTTGATTGGACACTCAAGCTCTGGAGCATTAAA GACCAAAAGTTCTTGCACTCCTTTGAGGATAACAGCGATTATGTGTACGATGTCCAGTGGTCACCTATCCACCCCGCTTTGTTTGCCAGTGTTGATGGTGATGGACGCCTGGACCTATGGAATCTGAATAATGAAACAGAG GTTCCAACTGCATCGGTTGTGACGGAGGGGGGAGTGGCCTTGAATCACTGTCGTTGGCATAGCAGCGGAAGCAACATAGCTGTGGGGGATGATGTAGGCAGGATTCACATTTATGATGTGGCTGAG AACACAGCCAATCCTAAGATGGATGAATGGTCACGCTTTGTTAGAACTCTCCAGGAATTGAAACAGCAGGCAGTGGAGCGTGAAGAGGAATCCTCGCTAGGGTCAGTGTCCATGACCTCTCCACTTCGATGA
- the LOC125645536 gene encoding cytoplasmic dynein 1 intermediate chain 2-like isoform X8 encodes MADRKAELERKKLKLEQMRKEREEKNRQRKLKETGEEKSVQSGGQAQNLRAETDELLANLGIPPATGTPAQPVVPSASISPTPTEGVSASPTQLTSRQRAKLSLVKVAETNIPPRENVTYSKETQTIVVETIDKEGHRYGVRGPWDYYDEHSDDTCSISSLVRVLTYDDPRGHSDEDTDSIDVHPVSPHHKMPHVEMVHPTKTQEDLQKQEEKPSQPQKKVLELSEEEKKQILMSDDFHTFFNKTTRIVERALDEDIDIFVDYAGRESEDMESDLRAGERLKLQRTFFDERWSKHRAVTSLDWSKQHPELLVASYNANEDSPNDPDGVTLIWNSRFKKTTPEFVFHCQSPVMSSCFAEFHPNLVVGGTYSGQIVLWDNRVNKRTPIQRTPLSAAAHTHPVYCINVVGTQNAHNLISVSTDGKMCSWSLDMLSQPQDSMELQHKQSKAVAVTSFSFLSGDVNNFVVGSEDCTVYTACRHGGKTGINEAFEGHMGPITGIDCHSVPGQIDFSPYFLTSSFDWTLKLWSIKDQKFLHSFEDNSDYVYDVQWSPIHPALFASVDGDGRLDLWNLNNETEVPTASVVTEGGVALNHCRWHSSGSNIAVGDDVGRIHIYDVAENTANPKMDEWSRFVRTLQELKQQAVEREEESSLGSVSMTSPLR; translated from the exons ATGGCTGACAGGAAGGCCGAACTTGAGCGAAAAAAGCTCAAGTTGGAGCAGATGAGGAAAGAACGAGAGGAAAAGAACCGGCAGAGGAAGCTTAAAGAG aCTGGAGAAGAGAAATCTGTGCAGAGTGGTGGTCAGGCACAAAATTTACGGGCAGAGACTGATGAATTGTTGGCCAATTTAGGGATTCCCCCAGCAACAG GCACACCTGCCCAGCCGGTGGTACCAAGTGCTAGCATATCTCCGACCCCTACAGAGGGAGTCTCAGCATCCCCTACTCAACT AACTAGTCGACAAAGAGCAAAATTGTCACTGGTAAAAGTGGCCGAGACCAACATCCCCCCACGAGAAAATGTGACGTACAGCAAAGAAACACAGACCATCGTCGTGGAAACCATAGACAAGGAAG GGCATAGATATGGAG TCCGCGGTCCCTGGGATTATTACG ATGAACACTCTGacgatacatgtagtatttccAGTCTAGTCAGGG TTCTTACTTATGATGACCCTCGTGGTCACTCAGATGAGGACACAGACTCCATTGATGTCCATCCTGTTTCTCCGCACCACAAGATGCCCCACGTGGAGATGGTCCACCCAACCAAGACCCAGGAGGACCTTCAAAAACAGGAAGAAAAGCCAA GTCAACCTCAAAAGAAAG TTCTCGAGCTGAGCGAGGAAGAGAAGAAACAGATCCTGATGAGTGATGACTTCCATACATTCTTCAATAAGACAACGCGCATCGTGGAGAGAGCCCTGGACGAGGATATTGATATATTTGTGGACTATGCAGGAAGGGAGTCTGAAGACATGGAAAG TGACTTGAGAGCTGGCGAGAGACTGAAACTGCAGAGAACCTTTTTTGATGAAAGGTGGTCTAAACATCGTGCTGTAACCAGTTTAGACTGGTCAAAACAG CACCCTGAGCTGTTGGTGGCATCATACAATGCCAATGAAGACTCCCCGAATGATCCGGATGGAGTCACACTTATCTGGAATTCTAGGTTTAAAAAGACCACTCCTGAATTCGTCTTCCATTGCCAG TCCCCTGTCATGTCCAGTTGTTTTGCCGAGTTCCACCCTAATCTAGTGGTAGGAGGGACTTACTCTGGTCAAATTGTGCTGTGGGACAACAGGGTGAACAAAAGAACCCCCATACAGAGGACACCTCTCTCAGCCGCCGCCCATACG CATCCTGTGTATTGTATCAATGTGGTGGGCACACAGAATGCCCATAACCTGATCAGTGTGTCCACTGATGGAAAAATGTGTTCCTGGAGTCTGGACATGCTGTCACAGCCACAG GATAGTATGGAGCTGCAGCACAAACAGAGTAAGGCTGTTGCCGTCACTTCCTTCTCGTTTCTGTCCGGAGACGTCAATAACTTTGTGGTGGGCAGTGAAGATTGTACAGTGTACACAGCCTGTAGACATGGGGG TAAAACTGGTATAAACGAGGCCTTTGAAGGACACATGGGGCCCATCACGGGGATCGACTGTCACAGCGTGCCTGGACAGATTGACTTTTCTCCTTACTTCCTCACCTCTAGTTTTGATTGGACACTCAAGCTCTGGAGCATTAAA GACCAAAAGTTCTTGCACTCCTTTGAGGATAACAGCGATTATGTGTACGATGTCCAGTGGTCACCTATCCACCCCGCTTTGTTTGCCAGTGTTGATGGTGATGGACGCCTGGACCTATGGAATCTGAATAATGAAACAGAG GTTCCAACTGCATCGGTTGTGACGGAGGGGGGAGTGGCCTTGAATCACTGTCGTTGGCATAGCAGCGGAAGCAACATAGCTGTGGGGGATGATGTAGGCAGGATTCACATTTATGATGTGGCTGAG AACACAGCCAATCCTAAGATGGATGAATGGTCACGCTTTGTTAGAACTCTCCAGGAATTGAAACAGCAGGCAGTGGAGCGTGAAGAGGAATCCTCGCTAGGGTCAGTGTCCATGACCTCTCCACTTCGATGA
- the LOC125645536 gene encoding cytoplasmic dynein 1 intermediate chain 2-like isoform X13, protein MADRKAELERKKLKLEQMRKEREEKNRQRKLKETGEEKSVQSGGQAQNLRAETDELLANLGIPPATGTPAQPVVPSASISPTPTEGVSASPTQLTSRQRAKLSLVKVAETNIPPRENVTYSKETQTIVVETIDKEGHRYGDEHSDDTCSISSLVRVLTYDDPRGHSDEDTDSIDVHPVSPHHKMPHVEMVHPTKTQEDLQKQEEKPILELSEEEKKQILMSDDFHTFFNKTTRIVERALDEDIDIFVDYAGRESEDMESDLRAGERLKLQRTFFDERWSKHRAVTSLDWSKQHPELLVASYNANEDSPNDPDGVTLIWNSRFKKTTPEFVFHCQSPVMSSCFAEFHPNLVVGGTYSGQIVLWDNRVNKRTPIQRTPLSAAAHTHPVYCINVVGTQNAHNLISVSTDGKMCSWSLDMLSQPQDSMELQHKQSKAVAVTSFSFLSGDVNNFVVGSEDCTVYTACRHGGKTGINEAFEGHMGPITGIDCHSVPGQIDFSPYFLTSSFDWTLKLWSIKDQKFLHSFEDNSDYVYDVQWSPIHPALFASVDGDGRLDLWNLNNETEVPTASVVTEGGVALNHCRWHSSGSNIAVGDDVGRIHIYDVAENTANPKMDEWSRFVRTLQELKQQAVEREEESSLGSVSMTSPLR, encoded by the exons ATGGCTGACAGGAAGGCCGAACTTGAGCGAAAAAAGCTCAAGTTGGAGCAGATGAGGAAAGAACGAGAGGAAAAGAACCGGCAGAGGAAGCTTAAAGAG aCTGGAGAAGAGAAATCTGTGCAGAGTGGTGGTCAGGCACAAAATTTACGGGCAGAGACTGATGAATTGTTGGCCAATTTAGGGATTCCCCCAGCAACAG GCACACCTGCCCAGCCGGTGGTACCAAGTGCTAGCATATCTCCGACCCCTACAGAGGGAGTCTCAGCATCCCCTACTCAACT AACTAGTCGACAAAGAGCAAAATTGTCACTGGTAAAAGTGGCCGAGACCAACATCCCCCCACGAGAAAATGTGACGTACAGCAAAGAAACACAGACCATCGTCGTGGAAACCATAGACAAGGAAG GGCATAGATATGGAG ATGAACACTCTGacgatacatgtagtatttccAGTCTAGTCAGGG TTCTTACTTATGATGACCCTCGTGGTCACTCAGATGAGGACACAGACTCCATTGATGTCCATCCTGTTTCTCCGCACCACAAGATGCCCCACGTGGAGATGGTCCACCCAACCAAGACCCAGGAGGACCTTCAAAAACAGGAAGAAAAGCCAA TTCTCGAGCTGAGCGAGGAAGAGAAGAAACAGATCCTGATGAGTGATGACTTCCATACATTCTTCAATAAGACAACGCGCATCGTGGAGAGAGCCCTGGACGAGGATATTGATATATTTGTGGACTATGCAGGAAGGGAGTCTGAAGACATGGAAAG TGACTTGAGAGCTGGCGAGAGACTGAAACTGCAGAGAACCTTTTTTGATGAAAGGTGGTCTAAACATCGTGCTGTAACCAGTTTAGACTGGTCAAAACAG CACCCTGAGCTGTTGGTGGCATCATACAATGCCAATGAAGACTCCCCGAATGATCCGGATGGAGTCACACTTATCTGGAATTCTAGGTTTAAAAAGACCACTCCTGAATTCGTCTTCCATTGCCAG TCCCCTGTCATGTCCAGTTGTTTTGCCGAGTTCCACCCTAATCTAGTGGTAGGAGGGACTTACTCTGGTCAAATTGTGCTGTGGGACAACAGGGTGAACAAAAGAACCCCCATACAGAGGACACCTCTCTCAGCCGCCGCCCATACG CATCCTGTGTATTGTATCAATGTGGTGGGCACACAGAATGCCCATAACCTGATCAGTGTGTCCACTGATGGAAAAATGTGTTCCTGGAGTCTGGACATGCTGTCACAGCCACAG GATAGTATGGAGCTGCAGCACAAACAGAGTAAGGCTGTTGCCGTCACTTCCTTCTCGTTTCTGTCCGGAGACGTCAATAACTTTGTGGTGGGCAGTGAAGATTGTACAGTGTACACAGCCTGTAGACATGGGGG TAAAACTGGTATAAACGAGGCCTTTGAAGGACACATGGGGCCCATCACGGGGATCGACTGTCACAGCGTGCCTGGACAGATTGACTTTTCTCCTTACTTCCTCACCTCTAGTTTTGATTGGACACTCAAGCTCTGGAGCATTAAA GACCAAAAGTTCTTGCACTCCTTTGAGGATAACAGCGATTATGTGTACGATGTCCAGTGGTCACCTATCCACCCCGCTTTGTTTGCCAGTGTTGATGGTGATGGACGCCTGGACCTATGGAATCTGAATAATGAAACAGAG GTTCCAACTGCATCGGTTGTGACGGAGGGGGGAGTGGCCTTGAATCACTGTCGTTGGCATAGCAGCGGAAGCAACATAGCTGTGGGGGATGATGTAGGCAGGATTCACATTTATGATGTGGCTGAG AACACAGCCAATCCTAAGATGGATGAATGGTCACGCTTTGTTAGAACTCTCCAGGAATTGAAACAGCAGGCAGTGGAGCGTGAAGAGGAATCCTCGCTAGGGTCAGTGTCCATGACCTCTCCACTTCGATGA
- the LOC125645536 gene encoding cytoplasmic dynein 1 intermediate chain 2-like isoform X27, giving the protein MADRKAELERKKLKLEQMRKEREEKNRQRKLKETGEEKSVQSGGQAQNLRAETDELLANLGIPPATGTPAQPVVPSASISPTPTEGVSASPTQLTSRQRAKLSLVKVAETNIPPRENVTYSKETQTIVVETIDKEGHRYGDEDTDSIDVHPVSPHHKMPHVEMVHPTKTQEDLQKQEEKPILELSEEEKKQILMSDDFHTFFNKTTRIVERALDEDIDIFVDYAGRESEDMESDLRAGERLKLQRTFFDERWSKHRAVTSLDWSKQHPELLVASYNANEDSPNDPDGVTLIWNSRFKKTTPEFVFHCQSPVMSSCFAEFHPNLVVGGTYSGQIVLWDNRVNKRTPIQRTPLSAAAHTHPVYCINVVGTQNAHNLISVSTDGKMCSWSLDMLSQPQDSMELQHKQSKAVAVTSFSFLSGDVNNFVVGSEDCTVYTACRHGGKTGINEAFEGHMGPITGIDCHSVPGQIDFSPYFLTSSFDWTLKLWSIKDQKFLHSFEDNSDYVYDVQWSPIHPALFASVDGDGRLDLWNLNNETEVPTASVVTEGGVALNHCRWHSSGSNIAVGDDVGRIHIYDVAENTANPKMDEWSRFVRTLQELKQQAVEREEESSLGSVSMTSPLR; this is encoded by the exons ATGGCTGACAGGAAGGCCGAACTTGAGCGAAAAAAGCTCAAGTTGGAGCAGATGAGGAAAGAACGAGAGGAAAAGAACCGGCAGAGGAAGCTTAAAGAG aCTGGAGAAGAGAAATCTGTGCAGAGTGGTGGTCAGGCACAAAATTTACGGGCAGAGACTGATGAATTGTTGGCCAATTTAGGGATTCCCCCAGCAACAG GCACACCTGCCCAGCCGGTGGTACCAAGTGCTAGCATATCTCCGACCCCTACAGAGGGAGTCTCAGCATCCCCTACTCAACT AACTAGTCGACAAAGAGCAAAATTGTCACTGGTAAAAGTGGCCGAGACCAACATCCCCCCACGAGAAAATGTGACGTACAGCAAAGAAACACAGACCATCGTCGTGGAAACCATAGACAAGGAAG GGCATAGATATGGAG ATGAGGACACAGACTCCATTGATGTCCATCCTGTTTCTCCGCACCACAAGATGCCCCACGTGGAGATGGTCCACCCAACCAAGACCCAGGAGGACCTTCAAAAACAGGAAGAAAAGCCAA TTCTCGAGCTGAGCGAGGAAGAGAAGAAACAGATCCTGATGAGTGATGACTTCCATACATTCTTCAATAAGACAACGCGCATCGTGGAGAGAGCCCTGGACGAGGATATTGATATATTTGTGGACTATGCAGGAAGGGAGTCTGAAGACATGGAAAG TGACTTGAGAGCTGGCGAGAGACTGAAACTGCAGAGAACCTTTTTTGATGAAAGGTGGTCTAAACATCGTGCTGTAACCAGTTTAGACTGGTCAAAACAG CACCCTGAGCTGTTGGTGGCATCATACAATGCCAATGAAGACTCCCCGAATGATCCGGATGGAGTCACACTTATCTGGAATTCTAGGTTTAAAAAGACCACTCCTGAATTCGTCTTCCATTGCCAG TCCCCTGTCATGTCCAGTTGTTTTGCCGAGTTCCACCCTAATCTAGTGGTAGGAGGGACTTACTCTGGTCAAATTGTGCTGTGGGACAACAGGGTGAACAAAAGAACCCCCATACAGAGGACACCTCTCTCAGCCGCCGCCCATACG CATCCTGTGTATTGTATCAATGTGGTGGGCACACAGAATGCCCATAACCTGATCAGTGTGTCCACTGATGGAAAAATGTGTTCCTGGAGTCTGGACATGCTGTCACAGCCACAG GATAGTATGGAGCTGCAGCACAAACAGAGTAAGGCTGTTGCCGTCACTTCCTTCTCGTTTCTGTCCGGAGACGTCAATAACTTTGTGGTGGGCAGTGAAGATTGTACAGTGTACACAGCCTGTAGACATGGGGG TAAAACTGGTATAAACGAGGCCTTTGAAGGACACATGGGGCCCATCACGGGGATCGACTGTCACAGCGTGCCTGGACAGATTGACTTTTCTCCTTACTTCCTCACCTCTAGTTTTGATTGGACACTCAAGCTCTGGAGCATTAAA GACCAAAAGTTCTTGCACTCCTTTGAGGATAACAGCGATTATGTGTACGATGTCCAGTGGTCACCTATCCACCCCGCTTTGTTTGCCAGTGTTGATGGTGATGGACGCCTGGACCTATGGAATCTGAATAATGAAACAGAG GTTCCAACTGCATCGGTTGTGACGGAGGGGGGAGTGGCCTTGAATCACTGTCGTTGGCATAGCAGCGGAAGCAACATAGCTGTGGGGGATGATGTAGGCAGGATTCACATTTATGATGTGGCTGAG AACACAGCCAATCCTAAGATGGATGAATGGTCACGCTTTGTTAGAACTCTCCAGGAATTGAAACAGCAGGCAGTGGAGCGTGAAGAGGAATCCTCGCTAGGGTCAGTGTCCATGACCTCTCCACTTCGATGA
- the LOC125645536 gene encoding cytoplasmic dynein 1 intermediate chain 2-like isoform X18 has product MADRKAELERKKLKLEQMRKEREEKNRQRKLKETGEEKSVQSGGQAQNLRAETDELLANLGIPPATGTPAQPVVPSASISPTPTEGVSASPTQLTSRQRAKLSLVKVAETNIPPRENVTYSKETQTIVVETIDKEGHRYGVRGPWDYYVLTYDDPRGHSDEDTDSIDVHPVSPHHKMPHVEMVHPTKTQEDLQKQEEKPILELSEEEKKQILMSDDFHTFFNKTTRIVERALDEDIDIFVDYAGRESEDMESDLRAGERLKLQRTFFDERWSKHRAVTSLDWSKQHPELLVASYNANEDSPNDPDGVTLIWNSRFKKTTPEFVFHCQSPVMSSCFAEFHPNLVVGGTYSGQIVLWDNRVNKRTPIQRTPLSAAAHTHPVYCINVVGTQNAHNLISVSTDGKMCSWSLDMLSQPQDSMELQHKQSKAVAVTSFSFLSGDVNNFVVGSEDCTVYTACRHGGKTGINEAFEGHMGPITGIDCHSVPGQIDFSPYFLTSSFDWTLKLWSIKDQKFLHSFEDNSDYVYDVQWSPIHPALFASVDGDGRLDLWNLNNETEVPTASVVTEGGVALNHCRWHSSGSNIAVGDDVGRIHIYDVAENTANPKMDEWSRFVRTLQELKQQAVEREEESSLGSVSMTSPLR; this is encoded by the exons ATGGCTGACAGGAAGGCCGAACTTGAGCGAAAAAAGCTCAAGTTGGAGCAGATGAGGAAAGAACGAGAGGAAAAGAACCGGCAGAGGAAGCTTAAAGAG aCTGGAGAAGAGAAATCTGTGCAGAGTGGTGGTCAGGCACAAAATTTACGGGCAGAGACTGATGAATTGTTGGCCAATTTAGGGATTCCCCCAGCAACAG GCACACCTGCCCAGCCGGTGGTACCAAGTGCTAGCATATCTCCGACCCCTACAGAGGGAGTCTCAGCATCCCCTACTCAACT AACTAGTCGACAAAGAGCAAAATTGTCACTGGTAAAAGTGGCCGAGACCAACATCCCCCCACGAGAAAATGTGACGTACAGCAAAGAAACACAGACCATCGTCGTGGAAACCATAGACAAGGAAG GGCATAGATATGGAG TCCGCGGTCCCTGGGATTATTACG TTCTTACTTATGATGACCCTCGTGGTCACTCAGATGAGGACACAGACTCCATTGATGTCCATCCTGTTTCTCCGCACCACAAGATGCCCCACGTGGAGATGGTCCACCCAACCAAGACCCAGGAGGACCTTCAAAAACAGGAAGAAAAGCCAA TTCTCGAGCTGAGCGAGGAAGAGAAGAAACAGATCCTGATGAGTGATGACTTCCATACATTCTTCAATAAGACAACGCGCATCGTGGAGAGAGCCCTGGACGAGGATATTGATATATTTGTGGACTATGCAGGAAGGGAGTCTGAAGACATGGAAAG TGACTTGAGAGCTGGCGAGAGACTGAAACTGCAGAGAACCTTTTTTGATGAAAGGTGGTCTAAACATCGTGCTGTAACCAGTTTAGACTGGTCAAAACAG CACCCTGAGCTGTTGGTGGCATCATACAATGCCAATGAAGACTCCCCGAATGATCCGGATGGAGTCACACTTATCTGGAATTCTAGGTTTAAAAAGACCACTCCTGAATTCGTCTTCCATTGCCAG TCCCCTGTCATGTCCAGTTGTTTTGCCGAGTTCCACCCTAATCTAGTGGTAGGAGGGACTTACTCTGGTCAAATTGTGCTGTGGGACAACAGGGTGAACAAAAGAACCCCCATACAGAGGACACCTCTCTCAGCCGCCGCCCATACG CATCCTGTGTATTGTATCAATGTGGTGGGCACACAGAATGCCCATAACCTGATCAGTGTGTCCACTGATGGAAAAATGTGTTCCTGGAGTCTGGACATGCTGTCACAGCCACAG GATAGTATGGAGCTGCAGCACAAACAGAGTAAGGCTGTTGCCGTCACTTCCTTCTCGTTTCTGTCCGGAGACGTCAATAACTTTGTGGTGGGCAGTGAAGATTGTACAGTGTACACAGCCTGTAGACATGGGGG TAAAACTGGTATAAACGAGGCCTTTGAAGGACACATGGGGCCCATCACGGGGATCGACTGTCACAGCGTGCCTGGACAGATTGACTTTTCTCCTTACTTCCTCACCTCTAGTTTTGATTGGACACTCAAGCTCTGGAGCATTAAA GACCAAAAGTTCTTGCACTCCTTTGAGGATAACAGCGATTATGTGTACGATGTCCAGTGGTCACCTATCCACCCCGCTTTGTTTGCCAGTGTTGATGGTGATGGACGCCTGGACCTATGGAATCTGAATAATGAAACAGAG GTTCCAACTGCATCGGTTGTGACGGAGGGGGGAGTGGCCTTGAATCACTGTCGTTGGCATAGCAGCGGAAGCAACATAGCTGTGGGGGATGATGTAGGCAGGATTCACATTTATGATGTGGCTGAG AACACAGCCAATCCTAAGATGGATGAATGGTCACGCTTTGTTAGAACTCTCCAGGAATTGAAACAGCAGGCAGTGGAGCGTGAAGAGGAATCCTCGCTAGGGTCAGTGTCCATGACCTCTCCACTTCGATGA